A single window of Nicotiana tomentosiformis chromosome 1, ASM39032v3, whole genome shotgun sequence DNA harbors:
- the LOC104091777 gene encoding RING-H2 finger protein ATL2-like, with product MDDDDSSTTTALGTLQTCCENPHYAFTGKLMLISVLVFFFVCLLIAFFHLYAIRFFLRRNYARRNATSTITIISSQGLDPLLLKSLPVFIYSAELYNPPLECPVCLSQFENGEAGRVLPKCNHSFHIECIDMWFQSHSNCPICRAPVQPLVSPIEVMENSSEVEREQEVVVMVVESACEKVLACDFSSSELSQSDDGNKPVGNGLEPKEK from the coding sequence ATGGATGACGACGACTCATCTACTACTACTGCATTAGGAACTCTACAAACTTGTTGCGAAAACCCACACTATGCTTTCACCGGTAAACTCATGCTCATCTCTGTTCTCGTTTTCTTCTTCGTTTGTCTTCTTATAGCCTTCTTCCACCTTTACGCCATCCGCTTTTTCCTCCGCCGTAATTACGCTCGCCGTAATGCCACTTCAACCATCACCATTATTTCCTCTCAAGGGCTCGACCCATTACTGCTAAAATCACTCCCTGTTTTTATCTATTCAGCGGAATTATACAACCCTCCGCTCGAATGCCCTGTGTGCTTGTCCCAATTCGAAAATGGCGAAGCGGGTCGGGTTTTACCCAAGTGTAATCATTCTTTTCACATTGAGTGTATTGACATGTGGTTTCAGTCTCACTCTAACTGCCCAATTTGCCGAGCCCCGGTTCAACCATTAGTGAGCCCGATTGAAGTAATGGAAAATTCAAGTGAAGTAGAACGAGAGCAAGAAGTTGTTGTAATGGTGGTTGAATCTGCATGCGAAAAAGTTCTGGCCTGTGATTTCTCTTCTTCTGAATTGTCGCAGTCCGATGATGGGAATAAACCAGTGGGGAATGGTTTGGAGCCAAAAGAGAAATAG
- the LOC104115923 gene encoding phosphoserine phosphatase, chloroplastic isoform X4 encodes MSFQAQSVRAVSREQSSPVEASAVTSFDNTLPSKVLDVWQNVNAVCFDVDSTVCIDEGIDEFAEFCGAGKAVAEWTARPMNGSVSFEDALAARLSLINPSLSQLQDFLKRPPRLSPGIDLLVKKLKDKKKDVYLVSGGFRQMINPVASILGITLENIFANQMLFGSNGEFAGFDKNEPTSRSGGKPTAVQQIKKAHGYKSVVMIGDGATDLEARMPGGEDLFICYGGVQLRESVAAKADWLVFNFKDLINSLENWELTAPFSGCKIQVTTRFVVGDLDATYHVPGTKEYILNGGFKIEVPNLQEVVVMEEVGHFINQEKPDEINARIYDFIQRF; translated from the exons ATGAGTTTTCAAGCGCAATCTGTTCGTGCTGTCTCAAGAGAGCAAAGCTCG CCCGTTGAAGCCTCTGCTGTTACCTCTTTTGACAATACATTACCATCTAAAG TTCTTGATGTTTGGCAAAATGTGAATGCTGTATGCTTTGATGTGGATAGCACTGTGTGCATAGACGAGGGCATAGATGAATTTGCAGAGTTTTGTGGGGCTGGAAAGGCTGTAGCAGAATGGACTGCTAG GCCAATGAATGGCTCTGTTTCTTTCGAAGATGCATTGGCAGCTCGTCTGTCTCTTATCAACCCTTCATTGTCCCAACTCCAGGATTTTCTTAAGAGACCTCCACG ACTTTCTCCTGGCATTGATCTATTGGTCAAAAAACTGAAGGATAAAAAGAAAGATGTTTATCTGGTCTCAGGCGGGTTTCGTCAAATGATCAAT CCTGTCGCATCGATCCTTGGTATAacacttgaaaatatttttgcCAATCAAATGCTCTTTGGGAGTAATGGAGAATTTGCTGGGTTTGATAAAAATGAGCCAACTTCAAGGAGTGGTGGAAAACCTACTGCTGTTCAACAAATAAAAAAG GCTCATGGATACAAATCAGTAGTGATGATTGGTGATGGTGCCACTGatcttgag GCTCGTATGCCAGGTGGTGAGGACTTGTTTATTTGCTATGGAGGAGTTCAACTAAGAGAATCAGTTGCAGCTAAAGCTGATTGGCTGGTGTTTAATTTTAAGGACTTGATTAACTCATTGGA AAACTGGGAGCTTACAGCACCATTTAGTGGATGCAAAATTCAAGTTACTACTAGGTTTGTGGTGGGTGATCTGGACGCGACGTATCATGTTCCTGGAACCAAGGAGTATATACTCAATGGTGGTTTCAAGATTGAAGTGCCTAATTTGCAGGAGGTTGTTGTAATGGAGGAAGTAGGTCACTTCATCAACCAAGAAAAGCCTGATGAAATAAATGCCCGCATTTATGATTTTATTCAGAGGTTTTAA
- the LOC104115923 gene encoding phosphoserine phosphatase, chloroplastic isoform X3 has translation MSFQAQSVRAVSREQSSPVEASAVTSFDNTLPSKEVLDVWQNVNAVCFDVDSTVCIDEGIDEFAEFCGAGKAVAEWTARPMNGSVSFEDALAARLSLINPSLSQLQDFLKRPPRLSPGIDLLVKKLKDKKKDVYLVSGGFRQMINPVASILGITLENIFANQMLFGSNGEFAGFDKNEPTSRSGGKPTAVQQIKKAHGYKSVVMIGDGATDLEARMPGGEDLFICYGGVQLRESVAAKADWLVFNFKDLINSLENWELTAPFSGCKIQVTTRFVVGDLDATYHVPGTKEYILNGGFKIEVPNLQEVVVMEEVGHFINQEKPDEINARIYDFIQRF, from the exons ATGAGTTTTCAAGCGCAATCTGTTCGTGCTGTCTCAAGAGAGCAAAGCTCG CCCGTTGAAGCCTCTGCTGTTACCTCTTTTGACAATACATTACCATCTAAAG AGGTTCTTGATGTTTGGCAAAATGTGAATGCTGTATGCTTTGATGTGGATAGCACTGTGTGCATAGACGAGGGCATAGATGAATTTGCAGAGTTTTGTGGGGCTGGAAAGGCTGTAGCAGAATGGACTGCTAG GCCAATGAATGGCTCTGTTTCTTTCGAAGATGCATTGGCAGCTCGTCTGTCTCTTATCAACCCTTCATTGTCCCAACTCCAGGATTTTCTTAAGAGACCTCCACG ACTTTCTCCTGGCATTGATCTATTGGTCAAAAAACTGAAGGATAAAAAGAAAGATGTTTATCTGGTCTCAGGCGGGTTTCGTCAAATGATCAAT CCTGTCGCATCGATCCTTGGTATAacacttgaaaatatttttgcCAATCAAATGCTCTTTGGGAGTAATGGAGAATTTGCTGGGTTTGATAAAAATGAGCCAACTTCAAGGAGTGGTGGAAAACCTACTGCTGTTCAACAAATAAAAAAG GCTCATGGATACAAATCAGTAGTGATGATTGGTGATGGTGCCACTGatcttgag GCTCGTATGCCAGGTGGTGAGGACTTGTTTATTTGCTATGGAGGAGTTCAACTAAGAGAATCAGTTGCAGCTAAAGCTGATTGGCTGGTGTTTAATTTTAAGGACTTGATTAACTCATTGGA AAACTGGGAGCTTACAGCACCATTTAGTGGATGCAAAATTCAAGTTACTACTAGGTTTGTGGTGGGTGATCTGGACGCGACGTATCATGTTCCTGGAACCAAGGAGTATATACTCAATGGTGGTTTCAAGATTGAAGTGCCTAATTTGCAGGAGGTTGTTGTAATGGAGGAAGTAGGTCACTTCATCAACCAAGAAAAGCCTGATGAAATAAATGCCCGCATTTATGATTTTATTCAGAGGTTTTAA
- the LOC104115923 gene encoding phosphoserine phosphatase, chloroplastic isoform X2, translating into MSFQAQSVRAVSREQSSVPLPTFSPKITRVSVRPIGMVRKSKLFNSFVASVQPVEASAVTSFDNTLPSKVLDVWQNVNAVCFDVDSTVCIDEGIDEFAEFCGAGKAVAEWTARPMNGSVSFEDALAARLSLINPSLSQLQDFLKRPPRLSPGIDLLVKKLKDKKKDVYLVSGGFRQMINPVASILGITLENIFANQMLFGSNGEFAGFDKNEPTSRSGGKPTAVQQIKKAHGYKSVVMIGDGATDLEARMPGGEDLFICYGGVQLRESVAAKADWLVFNFKDLINSLENWELTAPFSGCKIQVTTRFVVGDLDATYHVPGTKEYILNGGFKIEVPNLQEVVVMEEVGHFINQEKPDEINARIYDFIQRF; encoded by the exons ATGAGTTTTCAAGCGCAATCTGTTCGTGCTGTCTCAAGAGAGCAAAGCTCGGTACCACTTCCTACATTTTCTCCAAAAATTACTAGAGTTTCTGTTCGGCCAATTGGAATGGTGAGAAAGTCCAAGTTGTTTAATTCATTTGTTGCTTCAGTTCAGCCCGTTGAAGCCTCTGCTGTTACCTCTTTTGACAATACATTACCATCTAAAG TTCTTGATGTTTGGCAAAATGTGAATGCTGTATGCTTTGATGTGGATAGCACTGTGTGCATAGACGAGGGCATAGATGAATTTGCAGAGTTTTGTGGGGCTGGAAAGGCTGTAGCAGAATGGACTGCTAG GCCAATGAATGGCTCTGTTTCTTTCGAAGATGCATTGGCAGCTCGTCTGTCTCTTATCAACCCTTCATTGTCCCAACTCCAGGATTTTCTTAAGAGACCTCCACG ACTTTCTCCTGGCATTGATCTATTGGTCAAAAAACTGAAGGATAAAAAGAAAGATGTTTATCTGGTCTCAGGCGGGTTTCGTCAAATGATCAAT CCTGTCGCATCGATCCTTGGTATAacacttgaaaatatttttgcCAATCAAATGCTCTTTGGGAGTAATGGAGAATTTGCTGGGTTTGATAAAAATGAGCCAACTTCAAGGAGTGGTGGAAAACCTACTGCTGTTCAACAAATAAAAAAG GCTCATGGATACAAATCAGTAGTGATGATTGGTGATGGTGCCACTGatcttgag GCTCGTATGCCAGGTGGTGAGGACTTGTTTATTTGCTATGGAGGAGTTCAACTAAGAGAATCAGTTGCAGCTAAAGCTGATTGGCTGGTGTTTAATTTTAAGGACTTGATTAACTCATTGGA AAACTGGGAGCTTACAGCACCATTTAGTGGATGCAAAATTCAAGTTACTACTAGGTTTGTGGTGGGTGATCTGGACGCGACGTATCATGTTCCTGGAACCAAGGAGTATATACTCAATGGTGGTTTCAAGATTGAAGTGCCTAATTTGCAGGAGGTTGTTGTAATGGAGGAAGTAGGTCACTTCATCAACCAAGAAAAGCCTGATGAAATAAATGCCCGCATTTATGATTTTATTCAGAGGTTTTAA
- the LOC104115923 gene encoding phosphoserine phosphatase, chloroplastic isoform X1, which yields MSFQAQSVRAVSREQSSVPLPTFSPKITRVSVRPIGMVRKSKLFNSFVASVQPVEASAVTSFDNTLPSKEVLDVWQNVNAVCFDVDSTVCIDEGIDEFAEFCGAGKAVAEWTARPMNGSVSFEDALAARLSLINPSLSQLQDFLKRPPRLSPGIDLLVKKLKDKKKDVYLVSGGFRQMINPVASILGITLENIFANQMLFGSNGEFAGFDKNEPTSRSGGKPTAVQQIKKAHGYKSVVMIGDGATDLEARMPGGEDLFICYGGVQLRESVAAKADWLVFNFKDLINSLENWELTAPFSGCKIQVTTRFVVGDLDATYHVPGTKEYILNGGFKIEVPNLQEVVVMEEVGHFINQEKPDEINARIYDFIQRF from the exons ATGAGTTTTCAAGCGCAATCTGTTCGTGCTGTCTCAAGAGAGCAAAGCTCGGTACCACTTCCTACATTTTCTCCAAAAATTACTAGAGTTTCTGTTCGGCCAATTGGAATGGTGAGAAAGTCCAAGTTGTTTAATTCATTTGTTGCTTCAGTTCAGCCCGTTGAAGCCTCTGCTGTTACCTCTTTTGACAATACATTACCATCTAAAG AGGTTCTTGATGTTTGGCAAAATGTGAATGCTGTATGCTTTGATGTGGATAGCACTGTGTGCATAGACGAGGGCATAGATGAATTTGCAGAGTTTTGTGGGGCTGGAAAGGCTGTAGCAGAATGGACTGCTAG GCCAATGAATGGCTCTGTTTCTTTCGAAGATGCATTGGCAGCTCGTCTGTCTCTTATCAACCCTTCATTGTCCCAACTCCAGGATTTTCTTAAGAGACCTCCACG ACTTTCTCCTGGCATTGATCTATTGGTCAAAAAACTGAAGGATAAAAAGAAAGATGTTTATCTGGTCTCAGGCGGGTTTCGTCAAATGATCAAT CCTGTCGCATCGATCCTTGGTATAacacttgaaaatatttttgcCAATCAAATGCTCTTTGGGAGTAATGGAGAATTTGCTGGGTTTGATAAAAATGAGCCAACTTCAAGGAGTGGTGGAAAACCTACTGCTGTTCAACAAATAAAAAAG GCTCATGGATACAAATCAGTAGTGATGATTGGTGATGGTGCCACTGatcttgag GCTCGTATGCCAGGTGGTGAGGACTTGTTTATTTGCTATGGAGGAGTTCAACTAAGAGAATCAGTTGCAGCTAAAGCTGATTGGCTGGTGTTTAATTTTAAGGACTTGATTAACTCATTGGA AAACTGGGAGCTTACAGCACCATTTAGTGGATGCAAAATTCAAGTTACTACTAGGTTTGTGGTGGGTGATCTGGACGCGACGTATCATGTTCCTGGAACCAAGGAGTATATACTCAATGGTGGTTTCAAGATTGAAGTGCCTAATTTGCAGGAGGTTGTTGTAATGGAGGAAGTAGGTCACTTCATCAACCAAGAAAAGCCTGATGAAATAAATGCCCGCATTTATGATTTTATTCAGAGGTTTTAA
- the LOC104115923 gene encoding phosphoserine phosphatase, chloroplastic isoform X5 produces MSFQAQSVRAVSREQSSVPLPTFSPKITRVSVRPIGMVRKSKLFNSFVASVQPVEASAVTSFDNTLPSKEVLDVWQNVNAVCFDVDSTVCIDEGIDEFAEFCGAGKAVAEWTARPMNGSVSFEDALAARLSLINPSLSQLQDFLKRPPRLSPGIDLLVKKLKDKKKDVYLVSGGFRQMINPVASILGITLENIFANQMLFGSNGEFAGFDKNEPTSRSGGKPTAVQQIKKAHGYKSVVMIGDGATDLEARMPGGEDLFICYGGVQLRESVAAKADWLVFNFKDLINSLE; encoded by the exons ATGAGTTTTCAAGCGCAATCTGTTCGTGCTGTCTCAAGAGAGCAAAGCTCGGTACCACTTCCTACATTTTCTCCAAAAATTACTAGAGTTTCTGTTCGGCCAATTGGAATGGTGAGAAAGTCCAAGTTGTTTAATTCATTTGTTGCTTCAGTTCAGCCCGTTGAAGCCTCTGCTGTTACCTCTTTTGACAATACATTACCATCTAAAG AGGTTCTTGATGTTTGGCAAAATGTGAATGCTGTATGCTTTGATGTGGATAGCACTGTGTGCATAGACGAGGGCATAGATGAATTTGCAGAGTTTTGTGGGGCTGGAAAGGCTGTAGCAGAATGGACTGCTAG GCCAATGAATGGCTCTGTTTCTTTCGAAGATGCATTGGCAGCTCGTCTGTCTCTTATCAACCCTTCATTGTCCCAACTCCAGGATTTTCTTAAGAGACCTCCACG ACTTTCTCCTGGCATTGATCTATTGGTCAAAAAACTGAAGGATAAAAAGAAAGATGTTTATCTGGTCTCAGGCGGGTTTCGTCAAATGATCAAT CCTGTCGCATCGATCCTTGGTATAacacttgaaaatatttttgcCAATCAAATGCTCTTTGGGAGTAATGGAGAATTTGCTGGGTTTGATAAAAATGAGCCAACTTCAAGGAGTGGTGGAAAACCTACTGCTGTTCAACAAATAAAAAAG GCTCATGGATACAAATCAGTAGTGATGATTGGTGATGGTGCCACTGatcttgag GCTCGTATGCCAGGTGGTGAGGACTTGTTTATTTGCTATGGAGGAGTTCAACTAAGAGAATCAGTTGCAGCTAAAGCTGATTGGCTGGTGTTTAATTTTAAGGACTTGATTAACTCATTGGAGTAA